A section of the Streptomyces xinghaiensis S187 genome encodes:
- the mqnE gene encoding aminofutalosine synthase MqnE has product MAASAQDEGLKRELEQKVLAGERLTREDGIALYESDDLAWLGGLAHEVRTRKNGDVVHFNVNRHLNMTNVCTASCAYCSFQRKPGEKDAYTMRIEEAVRLATAMESENLTELHIVNGLHPTLPWRYYPRSLRELKKALPDVSLKAFTATEIHHFETISGLSASEILDELIDAGLESLTGGGAEIFDWEVRQHIVDHRTHWEDWSRIHRLAHSKGLKTPSTMLYGHIEEPRHRVDHVLRLRELQDETGGFQVFIPLRYQHDFVDMKDGKIRNRLQARTTMATGAEALKTFAVSRLLFDNVPHVKVFWVMHGVQTAQLALQHGADDMDGSVVEYKITHDADNYGTPDKLTREDLLELIRDAGFRPVERNTRYEIIKEYPGPDPDRRETPQAMRV; this is encoded by the coding sequence ATGGCTGCATCTGCTCAGGACGAGGGCCTCAAGCGCGAGCTGGAGCAGAAGGTTCTCGCCGGGGAGCGGCTGACCCGGGAGGACGGCATCGCCCTCTACGAGAGCGACGACCTGGCCTGGCTCGGCGGCCTGGCCCACGAGGTGCGCACGCGCAAGAACGGCGACGTCGTGCACTTCAACGTCAACCGGCACCTCAACATGACGAACGTGTGCACCGCGTCCTGCGCCTACTGCTCCTTCCAGCGGAAGCCGGGCGAGAAGGACGCGTACACGATGCGCATCGAGGAGGCCGTCCGCCTCGCCACGGCGATGGAGAGCGAGAACCTCACCGAGCTGCACATCGTCAACGGACTCCACCCGACGCTGCCCTGGCGCTACTACCCGCGCTCGCTGAGGGAGCTGAAGAAGGCGCTGCCGGACGTCTCGCTGAAGGCGTTCACGGCCACGGAGATCCACCACTTCGAGACGATCTCGGGCCTGTCCGCCTCGGAGATCCTCGACGAGCTGATCGACGCCGGTCTGGAGTCGCTGACCGGCGGCGGCGCCGAGATCTTCGACTGGGAGGTGCGGCAGCACATCGTCGACCACCGCACCCACTGGGAGGACTGGTCGCGCATCCACCGCCTCGCCCACTCCAAGGGCCTCAAGACGCCCTCCACGATGCTCTACGGGCACATCGAGGAGCCGCGCCACCGCGTGGACCACGTGCTCCGGCTGCGCGAACTCCAGGACGAGACCGGCGGGTTCCAGGTCTTCATCCCGCTCCGCTACCAGCACGACTTCGTGGACATGAAGGACGGCAAGATCCGCAACCGGCTCCAGGCCCGGACCACCATGGCAACCGGCGCCGAGGCGCTGAAGACCTTCGCGGTCTCCCGGCTGCTGTTCGACAACGTGCCGCACGTCAAGGTCTTCTGGGTGATGCACGGCGTGCAGACGGCGCAGCTCGCGCTCCAGCACGGGGCGGACGACATGGACGGCTCGGTCGTCGAGTACAAGATCACGCACGACGCGGACAACTACGGGACGCCCGACAAGCTGACCCGTGAGGACCTGCTGGAGCTGATCCGCGACGCCGGCTTCCGACCCGTCGAGCGGAACACCCGCTACGAGATCATCAAGGAGTACCCGGGCCCGGACCCGGACCGGCGCGAGACGCCGCAGGCGATGCGGGTCTGA
- a CDS encoding rhomboid family intramembrane serine protease: MAAWVALLWLLEFIDVATGNSLDTYGVSPRDTGELRDVIPASFLHFGFDHVAANTVPLALFGFLAALRGIGRFLAVVAVIVVTGGLGVWLTAPAGSVTAGASIVVFGLFGYLVVRGFIDRVVTDVIVGLVIAVLYGSIIWGVLPTAGSVSWQGHLFGLIGGVIAAVVFRRRAGAGGRRETIVG, from the coding sequence ATGGCCGCCTGGGTGGCACTGCTGTGGCTGCTGGAGTTCATCGACGTGGCCACCGGCAACTCCCTCGACACCTACGGCGTCTCCCCGCGTGACACCGGCGAGCTGCGCGACGTGATTCCGGCGTCGTTCCTCCACTTCGGCTTCGACCACGTCGCGGCGAACACCGTTCCGCTGGCCCTCTTCGGCTTCCTCGCCGCGCTGCGCGGCATCGGCCGCTTCCTGGCCGTCGTCGCGGTGATCGTGGTGACCGGCGGGCTCGGGGTCTGGCTGACGGCTCCCGCCGGGTCCGTCACCGCCGGGGCCTCGATCGTCGTCTTCGGCCTCTTCGGCTATCTGGTGGTGCGGGGCTTCATCGACCGGGTGGTGACGGACGTCATCGTCGGCCTGGTGATCGCCGTGCTGTACGGCTCGATCATCTGGGGCGTGCTGCCCACCGCGGGCTCCGTGAGCTGGCAGGGCCACCTCTTCGGGCTGATCGGCGGGGTGATCGCGGCGGTGGTGTTCCGCCGCCGGGCCGGTGCGGGCGGACGGCGGGAGACCATCGTCGGCTGA
- the mqnP gene encoding menaquinone biosynthesis prenyltransferase MqnP, which translates to MSAESAASGHPLPEREPVPARPAGAGKGGVRAFLRLVMIEHSVFALPFAYIASLTAMFLDDGTVHWWELFLVTVAMVGLRTFAMAANRIIDREIDARNPRTAGRELVTGAVSVRSAWTGALIALAVFLGAAALLNPLCLALAPIAVVPMVVYPYGKRFTDFPHAILGLAQAIGPVGAWIAVTGAWSWDAVVLGLAVGVWIGGFDLIFGSQDVAADRAEGVRSVPARFGVPAALHGARGAHVVTTGLLVWYGALTGAGAFFWAGLAIVAVAFVYEHSIVRPHDLSRLNRAFFTVNGVIGVVLFLFTLLDLVVRGLTV; encoded by the coding sequence GTGAGCGCGGAATCCGCCGCCTCCGGGCACCCCCTGCCGGAGCGGGAGCCCGTCCCGGCGCGGCCCGCCGGGGCCGGGAAGGGCGGGGTCCGGGCGTTCCTGCGGCTGGTGATGATCGAGCACTCGGTCTTCGCGCTGCCCTTCGCCTACATCGCCTCGCTCACCGCGATGTTCCTGGACGACGGGACCGTCCACTGGTGGGAGCTGTTCCTCGTCACCGTGGCGATGGTCGGGCTGCGGACCTTCGCCATGGCCGCCAACCGGATCATCGACCGGGAGATAGACGCCCGCAATCCGCGCACCGCGGGGCGGGAGCTGGTGACGGGCGCGGTGTCGGTGCGCTCCGCCTGGACCGGCGCGCTGATCGCCCTCGCCGTCTTCCTGGGCGCGGCGGCCCTGCTCAACCCGCTCTGCCTGGCGCTGGCGCCGATCGCCGTCGTCCCGATGGTGGTCTATCCGTACGGCAAGCGGTTCACGGACTTCCCGCACGCCATCCTGGGGCTGGCCCAGGCGATCGGCCCGGTCGGGGCGTGGATCGCGGTGACCGGGGCCTGGTCGTGGGACGCGGTCGTGCTCGGGCTCGCCGTCGGCGTCTGGATCGGCGGCTTCGACCTGATCTTCGGCAGCCAGGACGTGGCGGCGGACCGCGCCGAGGGCGTGCGTTCCGTCCCCGCCCGCTTCGGCGTCCCGGCCGCGCTGCACGGGGCGCGCGGCGCGCACGTCGTCACCACGGGACTGCTCGTCTGGTACGGGGCGCTGACGGGCGCGGGCGCGTTCTTCTGGGCGGGCCTGGCGATCGTGGCGGTGGCGTTCGTCTACGAGCACTCGATCGTGCGGCCGCACGACCTGTCCCGGCTGAACCGGGCGTTCTTCACGGTCAACGGCGTGATCGGTGTGGTGCTGTTCCTGTTCACCCTGCTCGACCTGGTGGTGCGCGGACTGACCGTGTGA
- a CDS encoding menaquinone biosynthesis decarboxylase: MAYDDLRSLLRALERDGDLKRVKAEVDPYLEVGEITDRVNKAGGPALLFENVKGSSMPLAMNVFGTDRRLLKALGLNSYADISDKIGGLLRPELPQGFTGMREAFGKLAGMTHVPPKKVKDAPVQETVLTGDDVDLEQLPALFTWPEDGGSFFNLGLTHTKDPETGIRNLGLYRLQRHDRRTIGMHWQIHKDSRNHYQTASRRGERLPVAIAFGCPPAVTYASTAPLPGDIDEYLFAGFVQGKRIEMTDCKTVPLQVPARAEVVLEGWLEPGRMLPEGPFGDHTGFYTPQEPFPALTIDCVTMRKRPLLQSIVVGRPPTEDGPLGRATERFFLPLLKIIIPDIVDYHLPEAGGFHNCAIVSIDKKYPKHAQKVMHAIWGAHMMSLTKLIIVVDSDCDVHDLHEVAWRALGNTDYARDLTVAEGPVDHLDHASYQQFWGGKAGIDATAKLPEEGYTRDGGWPRMVLPDPETAELVSRRWAEYGL, translated from the coding sequence ATGGCTTACGACGATCTGCGCTCGCTGCTGCGGGCGCTGGAGCGCGACGGTGACCTCAAGCGCGTCAAGGCCGAGGTCGATCCCTACCTGGAAGTGGGGGAGATCACCGACCGGGTCAACAAGGCCGGCGGTCCCGCACTGCTCTTCGAGAACGTCAAGGGCTCCTCGATGCCGCTGGCGATGAACGTCTTCGGCACCGACCGCAGGCTGCTCAAGGCCCTCGGTCTGAACTCCTACGCCGACATCAGTGACAAGATCGGCGGGCTGCTCAGGCCCGAGCTGCCGCAGGGCTTCACCGGGATGCGCGAGGCGTTCGGGAAGCTCGCCGGCATGACGCACGTACCGCCGAAGAAGGTCAAGGACGCCCCCGTCCAGGAGACCGTCCTCACCGGCGACGACGTCGATCTCGAACAGCTGCCCGCGCTGTTCACCTGGCCGGAGGACGGCGGCTCCTTCTTCAACCTCGGCCTCACCCACACCAAGGACCCGGAGACCGGGATCCGCAACCTCGGCCTCTACCGGCTCCAGCGGCACGACCGGCGCACCATCGGCATGCACTGGCAGATCCACAAGGACAGCCGCAACCACTACCAGACGGCGTCCCGGCGCGGTGAGCGGCTGCCGGTCGCCATCGCCTTCGGCTGCCCGCCGGCGGTGACGTACGCCTCCACGGCCCCGCTCCCCGGCGACATCGACGAGTACCTCTTCGCCGGTTTCGTGCAGGGCAAGCGGATCGAGATGACCGACTGCAAGACGGTGCCGCTGCAGGTGCCGGCGCGGGCCGAGGTGGTGCTGGAGGGCTGGCTGGAGCCGGGACGGATGCTGCCGGAGGGGCCGTTCGGCGACCACACCGGCTTCTACACCCCGCAGGAACCGTTCCCCGCACTGACCATCGACTGCGTGACGATGCGGAAGCGGCCGCTGCTGCAGTCGATCGTGGTGGGCCGGCCGCCGACGGAGGACGGTCCGCTGGGCCGGGCCACCGAGCGGTTCTTCCTGCCGCTGCTCAAGATCATCATCCCGGACATCGTGGACTACCACCTCCCCGAGGCGGGCGGCTTCCACAACTGCGCGATCGTCTCGATCGACAAGAAGTACCCGAAGCACGCGCAGAAGGTGATGCACGCCATCTGGGGCGCCCACATGATGTCGCTGACCAAGCTGATCATCGTGGTCGACTCCGACTGCGACGTGCACGATCTGCACGAGGTGGCCTGGCGTGCGCTGGGCAACACCGACTACGCCCGCGACCTCACGGTGGCCGAGGGACCCGTCGATCATCTCGACCACGCCTCCTACCAGCAGTTCTGGGGCGGCAAGGCCGGTATCGACGCCACCGCGAAGCTGCCCGAGGAGGGCTACACGCGGGACGGCGGCTGGCCGCGGATGGTGCTGCCGGACCCGGAGACCGCCGAGCTGGTGAGCCGGCGCTGGGCGGAGTACGGGCTGTGA
- a CDS encoding GNAT family N-acetyltransferase, with protein MPLTFTLDPPVSPELREGILSLWADVSNAGGAVGFLPPVTPEEIRPELVRQLVAMVEGRSRLVVGTDERGRPMATAFLTLNTHRLMRHWLWVYTVMVHPSLQGRGAGRELMAAVADAARGAEGIRGLRLTCRGGTGADRFYAACGYKEVGRVPDAIKVAEDDYRDDVTMWLPLD; from the coding sequence GTGCCACTTACTTTCACCCTGGATCCCCCGGTGTCCCCCGAACTCCGGGAGGGCATCCTCTCGCTGTGGGCGGACGTCTCCAACGCCGGGGGCGCCGTCGGCTTCCTGCCGCCGGTGACCCCCGAGGAGATCCGGCCGGAGCTGGTCAGGCAGCTGGTGGCGATGGTCGAGGGGCGCAGCCGCCTGGTCGTCGGCACCGACGAGCGGGGCCGCCCGATGGCGACGGCCTTCCTCACCCTCAACACCCACCGGCTCATGCGCCACTGGCTGTGGGTGTACACCGTCATGGTGCACCCCTCCCTCCAGGGGCGGGGCGCGGGGCGGGAGTTGATGGCCGCCGTCGCGGACGCCGCGCGCGGTGCCGAGGGCATCCGCGGTCTCCGGCTCACCTGCCGGGGCGGCACCGGCGCCGACCGCTTCTACGCCGCCTGCGGCTACAAGGAGGTCGGCCGGGTGCCCGACGCGATCAAGGTCGCGGAGGACGACTACCGGGACGACGTCACCATGTGGCTGCCGCTGGATTGA
- a CDS encoding DUF4229 domain-containing protein — protein sequence MSSSTSSSSTRGSSAGGGRNAAIRYTVLRFALFAACFLAAWGLSYLGVVPAGIGDSQVFWVILLGLVLSAPLSWVLLRKQRLAMSEQVVEKVERAKQRLAADQRQEDGADDAARARG from the coding sequence GTGAGCAGCAGCACGAGCAGCAGTAGCACCCGTGGCAGCAGCGCCGGTGGCGGGCGGAACGCCGCCATCCGCTACACCGTCCTGCGCTTCGCCCTGTTCGCCGCCTGTTTCCTGGCGGCCTGGGGCCTGAGCTATCTCGGTGTGGTCCCGGCGGGGATCGGGGACTCCCAGGTGTTCTGGGTCATCCTGCTCGGCCTGGTGCTCTCCGCACCGCTGAGCTGGGTGCTGCTGCGGAAGCAGCGTCTGGCGATGTCCGAGCAGGTCGTGGAGAAGGTGGAGCGGGCCAAGCAGCGGCTGGCCGCCGACCAGCGCCAGGAGGACGGCGCCGACGACGCCGCCCGCGCCCGGGGCTGA
- a CDS encoding alkaline phosphatase family protein, protein MPPTDRSRWSRRSFLATVAGGAGGVIVGPGASTARAAGARPAGRLRTYVIVVDGCRPDEIRPLFMPRLSALRDTGTTYPAAQSLPVMETIPNHVMMMTGVRPDRSGVPANAVYDRAEQTVRDLDRPADLRAVTLFDLLRATGRTSGSVLSKRYLHGIFDTRADFHWKPEPMLPITEHAPDGFTADAVISMIDSADPDLMFVNFGDVDRVGHSDLTGGTLELARRAALVSTDYQIGRVVRHLKDTGRWEDSVLLVLADHSMDWSLPFAMVSLAPLLARDPLLKDRCVIAQNGGADLLYWTGPDADRARAVARMREIVLAEEGVLSVHAPGELRLGPEAGDLVAYVRPGHRFSDPLPISNPIPGNHGHPATLPIPFFVSGGSPLVRRGAVSDAPARTLDVAPTVAALYGLGRPPGGWDGTARRDAFVR, encoded by the coding sequence ATGCCCCCCACCGACCGGTCCCGCTGGTCCCGCCGCTCGTTCCTCGCCACGGTCGCCGGCGGCGCCGGCGGCGTCATCGTCGGCCCCGGCGCCTCCACCGCCCGCGCCGCCGGTGCCCGCCCCGCCGGCCGGCTGCGCACCTACGTCATCGTCGTCGACGGCTGCCGGCCCGACGAGATCCGGCCGCTGTTCATGCCCCGGCTGTCCGCGCTGCGCGACACCGGCACCACCTACCCGGCCGCCCAGTCGCTGCCGGTCATGGAGACCATCCCCAACCACGTCATGATGATGACGGGCGTGCGCCCCGACCGTTCCGGTGTCCCCGCGAACGCCGTGTACGACCGCGCCGAGCAGACCGTGCGCGACCTGGACCGCCCCGCCGACCTGCGGGCCGTCACCCTCTTCGACCTGCTCCGCGCCACCGGCCGCACCAGCGGCTCCGTGCTGTCCAAGCGCTATCTGCACGGGATCTTCGACACCCGGGCCGACTTCCACTGGAAGCCGGAGCCGATGCTGCCGATCACGGAGCACGCCCCGGACGGCTTCACGGCCGACGCGGTGATCTCGATGATCGACAGCGCCGACCCCGACCTGATGTTCGTCAACTTCGGGGACGTCGACCGGGTCGGGCACAGCGACCTCACCGGCGGCACGCTCGAACTCGCCCGCAGGGCCGCCCTGGTGAGCACCGACTACCAGATCGGCCGGGTCGTCCGTCACCTGAAGGACACCGGCCGCTGGGAGGACTCCGTCCTGCTCGTGCTCGCCGACCACTCCATGGACTGGTCGCTGCCGTTCGCGATGGTGAGCCTCGCCCCGCTGCTGGCGAGGGACCCGCTGCTGAAGGACCGCTGCGTCATCGCGCAGAACGGCGGCGCGGACCTCCTCTACTGGACCGGACCGGACGCCGACCGGGCCCGGGCCGTGGCCCGGATGCGGGAGATCGTCCTCGCCGAGGAGGGGGTGCTGTCCGTGCACGCCCCCGGGGAGTTGCGGCTGGGCCCGGAGGCCGGCGATCTCGTGGCCTATGTGCGCCCCGGCCACCGCTTCTCCGACCCGCTGCCGATCTCCAACCCCATCCCCGGCAACCACGGTCACCCGGCCACGCTGCCCATCCCCTTCTTCGTGTCCGGCGGTTCCCCGCTGGTCCGGCGCGGCGCCGTCAGCGACGCCCCGGCCCGCACCCTCGACGTCGCCCCCACGGTCGCCGCCCTGTACGGCCTGGGCCGGCCGCCCGGCGGCTGGGACGGCACGGCCCGCCGGGACGCTTTCGTGCGGTAG
- a CDS encoding UdgX family uracil-DNA binding protein (This protein belongs to the uracil DNA glycosylase superfamily, members of which act in excision repair of DNA. However, it belongs more specifically to UdgX branch, whose founding member was found to bind uracil in DNA (where it does not belong), without cleaving it, appears to promote DNA repair by a pathway involving RecA, rather than base excision.) produces MGRTEKTRGGGAGGGGGPEERYDAAPFVPRGADLAALRESVAGCRGCPLHRDATQAVFGRGDASARIVLLGEQPGDQEDRRGEPFVGPAGRVLDEALAEAGVDPGEAYVTNAVKHFKFERRAERGKRRIHKPPTLREMTACRPWLAAELELLDPEVIVALGATAGKALLGSAFRVTKERGRLLTWSAPEPELGPGPGRESGAGDGEGRGGRAAGGGEAAGAAWEGPLVATIHPSAVLRAEDDREAVRAGLVADLRIAAGVLDG; encoded by the coding sequence ATGGGACGCACCGAGAAGACCCGGGGCGGCGGGGCCGGCGGTGGCGGCGGTCCGGAGGAGCGGTACGACGCCGCGCCGTTCGTGCCGCGCGGGGCGGACCTGGCGGCGCTCCGCGAGTCCGTCGCCGGCTGCCGCGGCTGCCCGCTGCACCGGGACGCGACGCAGGCCGTCTTCGGCCGCGGTGACGCCTCCGCCCGGATCGTCCTCCTCGGGGAACAGCCCGGGGACCAGGAGGACCGGCGCGGGGAACCGTTCGTCGGCCCGGCGGGCCGGGTGCTGGACGAGGCCCTGGCCGAGGCGGGCGTCGACCCGGGGGAGGCGTATGTCACGAACGCCGTCAAGCACTTCAAGTTCGAGCGCCGGGCCGAGCGCGGCAAGCGGCGCATCCACAAGCCGCCGACCCTCCGGGAGATGACCGCGTGCCGCCCCTGGCTCGCGGCCGAACTGGAGCTGCTGGACCCGGAGGTGATCGTCGCCCTGGGGGCCACGGCGGGCAAGGCGCTGCTCGGCTCCGCGTTCCGGGTGACGAAGGAGCGCGGCCGGCTGCTGACCTGGTCCGCCCCGGAACCGGAACTGGGGCCGGGGCCGGGGCGGGAGAGCGGTGCCGGTGACGGTGAGGGGCGCGGGGGCCGGGCCGCCGGTGGAGGGGAGGCCGCGGGTGCGGCCTGGGAGGGCCCGCTGGTGGCGACGATCCATCCGTCCGCCGTGCTGCGCGCGGAGGACGACCGCGAGGCGGTGCGTGCGGGGCTGGTCGCGGATCTGCGGATCGCGGCCGGGGTGCTGGACGGCTGA
- a CDS encoding cation:dicarboxylate symporter family transporter — protein MPFWAQILLGLVLGVLLGWAARTWDVAWLAATLERTGSLFVQLLKLAVAPLVFFAILVSITNLRKVNNAARLASRTLLWFMATSLIAVAIGLTIGLLTNPGEGTGLTPADGSRPESAGSWLDFLTGIVPTDVITPFTDLNVLQIVFMAAVAGIAALKIGERARPVLEFSESVLALLQKALWWVIRLAPLGTLGLIGNAIAAYGWDLIGKYATFTADVYIGCALVMFGVYPLLLATVARVSPLQFFRGAWPAIQLAFVSRSSVGTMPVTQRVTERLGVPREYASFAVPFGATTKMDGCAAVYPALAAIFIAEIFGVQLGIGDYLLIVFVSVIGSAATAGLTGATVMLTLTLSTLGLPLEGVGLLLAIDPVLDMMRTATNVAGQSAVPIVVAAREKILDREAYDSATLFDPDGTDAVWEGENTGDDGAGREPVGAAAGRA, from the coding sequence GTGCCCTTCTGGGCCCAGATACTCCTCGGCCTCGTCCTCGGTGTGCTGCTCGGCTGGGCCGCCCGCACCTGGGACGTCGCCTGGCTGGCCGCCACCCTGGAGCGCACCGGCAGCCTCTTCGTCCAGCTGCTGAAGCTGGCGGTGGCCCCGCTCGTCTTCTTCGCGATCCTCGTCTCGATCACCAACCTGCGGAAGGTCAACAACGCCGCCCGGCTGGCCTCCCGCACCCTGCTCTGGTTCATGGCGACCTCGCTGATCGCCGTGGCCATCGGCCTCACCATCGGCCTGCTCACCAACCCCGGCGAGGGCACCGGCCTCACCCCCGCCGACGGCTCCCGCCCGGAGAGCGCCGGCTCCTGGCTCGACTTCCTGACCGGCATCGTCCCGACGGACGTCATCACGCCGTTCACCGACCTCAACGTGCTGCAGATCGTCTTCATGGCCGCCGTGGCGGGCATCGCCGCCCTGAAGATCGGCGAACGGGCCCGCCCCGTCCTGGAGTTCAGCGAATCGGTGCTCGCCCTGCTGCAGAAGGCCCTGTGGTGGGTCATCCGCCTCGCCCCGCTCGGTACCCTCGGCCTGATCGGCAACGCCATCGCCGCGTACGGCTGGGATCTGATCGGCAAGTACGCGACCTTCACCGCGGACGTCTACATCGGCTGCGCGCTGGTCATGTTCGGCGTCTACCCGCTGCTGCTGGCGACGGTCGCCAGGGTCAGCCCGCTGCAGTTCTTCCGCGGCGCCTGGCCCGCGATCCAGCTCGCGTTCGTCTCCCGCTCCTCGGTCGGGACGATGCCCGTCACCCAGCGGGTCACCGAACGCCTGGGCGTGCCGCGCGAGTACGCGTCATTCGCCGTCCCGTTCGGCGCGACGACGAAGATGGACGGCTGCGCCGCGGTCTACCCGGCCCTCGCCGCCATCTTCATCGCGGAGATCTTCGGTGTGCAGCTGGGCATCGGAGACTATCTGCTGATCGTCTTCGTCTCGGTCATCGGCTCGGCGGCCACCGCCGGACTGACCGGTGCCACCGTGATGCTGACCCTGACCCTCTCCACGCTGGGCCTCCCGCTGGAGGGCGTGGGCCTGCTGCTGGCCATCGACCCGGTGCTGGACATGATGCGCACCGCGACGAACGTGGCCGGGCAGTCGGCCGTGCCGATCGTCGTCGCGGCCCGGGAGAAGATCCTCGACCGGGAGGCGTACGACAGCGCCACCCTGTTCGACCCGGACGGCACCGACGCGGTGTGGGAGGGGGAGAACACCGGGGACGACGGCGCCGGGCGGGAGCCCGTGGGGGCCGCCGCCGGACGGGCGTAG
- a CDS encoding TetR/AcrR family transcriptional regulator, translating to MPRAVREQQMLDAAVTIFARRGYRAASMDEIAELAGVSKPLVYLYLNSKEELFSACIRREAAALVDAVRAAVEPQDAPPDQQLWSGLRGFFAHTAERPDGWAVLHNQARTHGEPFVSEFAAMREEIVTFVTHLIAAAAREDDCVPDLADREVAGLAHALVGAAESLAGWANDPGGEGGGGTGALPGGAAGDGADRPSAKETAALLMNFAWAGLANLMEGRPWHPRGKTTTRNP from the coding sequence ATGCCGCGGGCGGTGCGGGAACAGCAGATGCTGGACGCGGCCGTGACGATCTTCGCCCGGCGCGGCTACCGGGCCGCCTCGATGGACGAGATCGCCGAACTGGCCGGTGTGTCCAAGCCCTTGGTCTATCTGTATCTCAACTCGAAGGAAGAGCTGTTCAGCGCCTGCATCCGGCGGGAGGCGGCGGCCCTGGTCGACGCCGTGCGGGCGGCCGTCGAGCCGCAGGACGCGCCGCCGGACCAGCAGCTCTGGAGCGGGCTGCGCGGCTTCTTCGCCCACACCGCCGAACGCCCCGACGGCTGGGCCGTGCTGCACAACCAGGCCCGTACGCACGGAGAGCCCTTCGTCAGCGAGTTCGCGGCCATGCGGGAGGAGATCGTCACCTTCGTGACGCATCTGATCGCCGCCGCGGCGCGGGAGGACGACTGCGTTCCGGATCTGGCCGACCGGGAGGTGGCCGGACTGGCGCACGCCCTGGTCGGGGCCGCCGAATCGCTGGCCGGATGGGCCAACGACCCCGGTGGCGAGGGCGGCGGCGGTACCGGCGCCCTCCCCGGCGGCGCGGCCGGTGACGGCGCGGACCGGCCGTCGGCGAAGGAGACCGCGGCGCTGCTGATGAACTTCGCCTGGGCGGGCCTCGCCAATCTGATGGAGGGCCGCCCCTGGCACCCGCGCGGGAAGACCACCACCCGGAA
- a CDS encoding UbiX family flavin prenyltransferase, with amino-acid sequence MEPPHGEQYETTGASPVRAGRRPWVVGVSGASGTPYAAAVLRALLHAGETVDLVVSRASRLTLLDETGISFRDAHWREDLRRWLARGADGTPDRFEASLPDLEAVRYWPAGDLAAGPSSGSYPVRGMLVVPASTASVAGIALGLSKDLLQRVASVTLKERRPLVMAVRETPLSGPTLRQLVALDEAGAVVLPASPAFYAGATDIQDLVDFVAGRVLDAAGVPHKLYRRWDGALGGAAGERPGPRTGGAGE; translated from the coding sequence GTGGAGCCGCCGCACGGAGAACAGTACGAGACGACCGGCGCGTCCCCGGTCCGCGCGGGGCGCCGCCCCTGGGTCGTGGGGGTGTCCGGGGCGTCCGGCACGCCCTACGCCGCCGCGGTGCTGCGGGCGCTCCTGCACGCCGGGGAGACGGTGGACCTGGTGGTCAGCCGGGCGTCCCGGCTGACGCTGCTGGACGAGACGGGGATCTCCTTCCGGGACGCGCACTGGCGGGAGGACCTGCGCCGCTGGCTCGCGCGGGGCGCCGACGGCACCCCCGACCGCTTCGAGGCGTCCCTGCCGGACCTGGAGGCGGTGCGCTACTGGCCGGCCGGGGATCTCGCGGCGGGGCCGTCCTCGGGCTCGTACCCGGTGCGCGGCATGCTGGTCGTCCCGGCGAGCACGGCCTCCGTGGCCGGGATCGCGCTGGGGCTGTCGAAGGATCTGCTGCAGCGGGTGGCGAGCGTCACCCTCAAGGAGCGCCGCCCGCTGGTGATGGCCGTGCGGGAGACGCCGCTGAGCGGGCCGACGCTGCGCCAGCTGGTGGCGCTGGACGAGGCCGGAGCGGTGGTGCTGCCCGCCTCCCCGGCCTTCTACGCGGGCGCGACGGACATCCAGGACCTGGTCGACTTCGTGGCGGGCCGGGTGCTCGACGCGGCGGGCGTACCGCACAAGCTGTACCGCAGGTGGGACGGAGCGCTGGGCGGGGCCGCCGGAGAGCGCCCCGGCCCCCGGACGGGCGGCGCGGGTGAGTGA
- a CDS encoding Lrp/AsnC family transcriptional regulator, which yields MDAVDRQLIQALRENGRASYAELGRLVGLSGPSVTDRINRLEGAGVITGYRATVDSASLGLGVTALIGISLSDATDHEDMAHRLRDLGEIEDCWFIAGDDSYMLKVRATDVDGLESIIRRLSAIKGVSRTRTTIVLSTKWEDRVGELPGE from the coding sequence ATGGACGCGGTGGACAGGCAGCTCATCCAGGCTCTGCGGGAGAACGGCAGGGCCTCGTACGCGGAGCTGGGGCGGCTGGTCGGGCTGTCGGGCCCGAGTGTCACCGACCGGATCAACCGCCTGGAGGGGGCGGGCGTGATCACCGGCTACCGGGCGACCGTCGACTCCGCGTCCCTGGGCCTCGGCGTCACGGCGCTGATCGGCATCTCGCTCTCGGACGCCACGGACCACGAGGACATGGCGCACCGGCTGCGCGATCTGGGCGAGATCGAGGACTGCTGGTTCATCGCCGGTGACGACTCCTACATGCTCAAGGTGCGCGCCACCGACGTGGACGGACTGGAGTCGATCATCCGCCGCCTCTCCGCGATCAAGGGCGTCTCCCGCACCCGCACCACGATCGTGCTCTCCACCAAGTGGGAGGACCGGGTCGGGGAACTGCCCGGGGAGTGA